In Macadamia integrifolia cultivar HAES 741 chromosome 1, SCU_Mint_v3, whole genome shotgun sequence, a single window of DNA contains:
- the LOC122071601 gene encoding uncharacterized protein LOC122071601 has product MAPFEALYGMKCRTPLYWDEVGERKILRPKLVQTTCEKVDIIRERIRASQSTQKSYTDNRRKPLEFEEGEKVFLKISPIKGIKRFGKRGKLSPRYIGPFEILGQVGKTACRLALPPELDRFHNVFHVSMLKRYILGPSHVLPTVEPSELDDHLSYEEQPKGKFDRKEYQLWSRTISSVPVKEKMK; this is encoded by the coding sequence ATGGCACCTTTTGAAGCTTTGTATGGAATGAAGTGTAGAACCccattatattgggatgaagtgggagaaagaaaaattttacgACCTAAGCTTGTACAAACTACCTGTGAAAAGGTGGATATAATTAGGGAAAGAATCAGGGCATCTCAATCCACACAGAAAAGTTACACAGACAACAGAAGAAAGCCTTTGGAGTTTGAGGAAGGTGAAAAggtatttctgaaaatttcaccaATCAAAGGCATCAAGAGATTTGGAAAGAGAGGTAAATTAAGTCCAAGGTATATAGGACCTTTTGAGATTTTGGGTCAGGTTGGCAAGACAGCCTGTAGATTGGCATTACCTCCAGAGTTAGATAGATTCCACAATGTGTTCCATGTCTCTATGTTGAAGAGGTACATTCTAGGTCCTTCACATGTATTGCCTACTGTGGAACCTTCAGAGTTGGATGATCATTTAAGCTATGAAGAGCAACCTAAAGGAAAGTTTGATAGGAAGGAATACCAACTCTGGAGTCGAACAATTTCATCTGTTCCTgtgaaagagaagatgaagtga
- the LOC122084385 gene encoding GDSL esterase/lipase At5g33370-like — protein MDFPLASLLLLVVVGSLYTEAEGRAFFVFGDSLVDSGNNNYLATTARADAPPYGIDYPPYQPTGRFSNGLNIPDIISESIGEESVLPYLNPELRGDKLLNGANFASAGVGILNDTGVQFVNIIRMPQQLLYFKEYQQRVSERFGVAKMKQLVNEALILISAGSNDFVNNYYLVPNSARSRQYVIQDYVPYIISEYKKILMRIYEMGGRNVLVTGTGPLGCVPAKIAQRSPNGSCAGELQRAAALYNPQLVQMITQLNKKIGLTTNVFYAVNSYRMNTNPRAYGFVTSKIACCGQGPYNGIGLCTALSNLCKNRDTYAFWDPFHPCERANHYIVRQILSGATEYMHHGNLTTILAANNAS, from the exons ATGGACTTTCCATTAGCTTCTCTGCTATTGTTAGTTGTTGTAGGAAGTCTATACACTGAAGCAGAAGGCCGTGCATTCTTTGTCTTCGGTGATTCACTCGTCGATAGTGGCAACAACAACTACCTTGCGACCACTGCTCGTGCTGATGCGCCTCCTTATGGCATTGACTACCCACCTTATCAACCCACTGGTCGCTTCTCCAATGGACTAAACATCCCAGATATTATCA GTGAGTCAATTGGTGAGGAGTCTGTActgccatacttgaaccctgaGCTCAGAGGAGACAAACTCCTTAATGGTGCCAACTTTGCTTCTGCCGGAGTTGGAATTCTCAATGATACTGGGGTCCAATTT GTAAACATAATAAGAATGCCACAGCAATTGCTGTACTTCAAAGAATACCAGCAACGAGTAAGTGAGCGTTTCGGAGTGGCAAAGATGAAGCAGCTAGTGAATGAAGCACTTATCCTCATTAGCGCCGGCAGCAATGACTTTGTTAACAACTACTACTTGGTTCCAAACTCAGCTAGATCTCGTCAATATGTTATCCAAGATTATGTTCCTTATATCATCTCCGAGTACAAAAAGATTCTAATG AGGATATACGAGATGGGAGGTCGTAATGTTCTCGTAACTGGAACAGGACCTCTGGGTTGTGTTCCAGCAAAAATAGCCCAGAGGAGCCCCAATGGGTCGTGTGCTGGTGAGCTACAAAGAGCTGCTGCCCTCTACAACCCTCAACTTGTTCAGATGATAACTCAACTTAACAAGAAGATTGGCCTTACTACAAATGTGTTCTACGCAGTTAACTCATACCGCATGAACACTAACCCTCGAGCCTATG GGTTTGTAACATCAAAGATAGCATGTTGTGGACAAGGGCCCTACAATGGGATTGGACTGTGCACAGCTCTATCAAACTTGTGTAAAAACAGAGATACTTATGCATTCTGGGATCCATTCCATCCCTGTGAGAGAGCAAACCACTATATCGTCCGACAGATCCTCTCCGGAGCTACTGAGTACATGCACCATGGAAACCTAACCACCATCTTGGCGGCCAACAACGCAAGTTGA